The following proteins are co-located in the Trichormus variabilis 0441 genome:
- a CDS encoding sensor histidine kinase yields MYEWILPSLSEVLAEGQGTVAECSPTKAEQQWRMSLAATEHLLINSLVAVVPEALQGLVLAAPAPLFSQPILTQNLQTITFTARPFNPLALMPFQMPSAIASTESETTLCEPVLPLLPADPLASEQFCLIFTDKFRLVLVLATHKNGKKAFSFSFEPEIVQQAWRSLGARVMLTNPDLFTELDSLVQQYPAIAPDYRTVLQFSQFLLQELPEEETRDWGLGRTRGGEEQGNRIEEIPYPQCPIPNVQCPIPNPPSIKPDVELLQAFAHEVRTPLTTIRTMTRLLLKRRDLPANVINRLEIIDHECTEQIDRMELLFKAAELETSTSGKSANTHLTAMSLDQVLQQSIPRWQQAAERRNLTLDVVLPQQLPTVVSNPNMLDRVLTGLMENFTRSLPAGSHIQVQVIPAGDQLKLQLSPHTHCKDSNKASAPVTPPIRKALGQLLMFQPETGTISLNIAATKHLFQAIGGKLIVRQRPHYGEVLTIFLPLEVSNKQNLTIKR; encoded by the coding sequence GTGTACGAATGGATATTGCCAAGTCTGAGTGAAGTTTTAGCCGAAGGTCAGGGAACTGTGGCTGAATGCTCACCAACCAAAGCAGAGCAACAATGGCGGATGAGTCTAGCCGCGACAGAACATTTGCTCATTAACAGTTTAGTTGCTGTCGTACCTGAGGCGCTTCAAGGATTAGTTCTAGCTGCACCTGCACCCCTATTTAGTCAACCTATCCTCACTCAAAACTTACAGACGATTACTTTTACAGCCAGGCCATTTAACCCTTTGGCATTGATGCCATTTCAAATGCCAAGTGCGATCGCCTCTACAGAGTCAGAAACTACCCTTTGTGAACCTGTATTACCTTTACTACCTGCCGATCCTTTGGCATCTGAGCAATTTTGTTTAATTTTTACAGATAAATTTAGATTAGTTTTAGTTCTCGCCACACATAAAAACGGTAAAAAAGCTTTCTCGTTTTCCTTTGAGCCAGAAATAGTCCAGCAGGCTTGGCGATCGCTAGGCGCGCGGGTAATGCTGACTAATCCTGATTTGTTCACAGAATTGGATAGTTTAGTACAACAGTATCCAGCGATCGCCCCTGATTACCGTACAGTACTTCAGTTTAGCCAATTTTTACTCCAAGAATTACCAGAGGAAGAAACTAGAGATTGGGGATTAGGAAGAACCAGAGGAGGAGAGGAACAAGGTAACAGAATAGAAGAAATTCCCTATCCTCAATGTCCCATACCTAATGTCCAATGTCCCATACCTAATCCTCCATCAATCAAACCCGATGTAGAATTATTGCAAGCTTTTGCTCACGAAGTCCGTACACCATTAACTACTATTCGTACTATGACTCGCCTGCTGCTGAAGCGGCGTGATTTACCTGCCAATGTCATTAATCGTCTAGAGATTATCGATCATGAGTGTACTGAGCAAATTGATCGCATGGAATTGCTATTTAAAGCAGCAGAACTAGAAACATCGACTTCCGGGAAATCCGCGAATACTCATTTAACCGCGATGTCTTTGGATCAAGTGTTGCAACAAAGTATCCCTCGTTGGCAACAAGCAGCCGAACGGCGAAACTTGACCCTAGATGTGGTTTTACCCCAACAATTACCAACTGTGGTGAGCAATCCTAATATGCTGGATCGCGTACTCACTGGGTTGATGGAGAATTTTACCCGCAGTTTACCAGCCGGGAGCCATATTCAAGTACAAGTGATTCCGGCGGGAGATCAACTCAAGTTACAATTGTCTCCTCACACTCACTGCAAAGATAGCAATAAAGCCAGCGCACCAGTTACACCACCCATCCGTAAAGCCTTGGGACAATTACTCATGTTCCAACCAGAAACAGGCACAATTAGCTTAAATATCGCTGCTACCAAGCACCTATTTCAAGCGATCGGTGGTAAATTAATTGTCCGCCAACGCCCACACTACGGCGAAGTATTAACTATTTTCTTACCGCTAGAAGTCAGTAATAAGCAAAACTTAACTATAAAGAGGTAA
- a CDS encoding retropepsin-like aspartic protease family protein, producing the protein MIKNDWRRETKNIRLGVIAVIPTLLFLMFSHTVNAEDPGECFMITTSGRTIPLRKLCGSTKTVQNSAERVFRVPIKRRLGRTPVIDVTFNDKKTFEMIVDTGANNTLIPLKLAIALQLQPTGIMKAQIADGTQVEFSTSKVRSIAAGGAIAKNIQVAIAPKAEFGLLGHDFFGNYDIKILETEVEFHPR; encoded by the coding sequence ATGATAAAAAATGATTGGAGGCGGGAAACTAAAAATATTAGGTTAGGTGTGATAGCAGTGATACCAACACTGTTGTTTTTGATGTTTTCCCACACTGTTAATGCTGAAGATCCAGGTGAATGTTTTATGATTACTACCTCTGGTAGAACCATTCCCTTGAGAAAGCTGTGTGGTAGTACAAAGACGGTTCAAAACAGCGCAGAGAGAGTTTTTCGGGTTCCGATTAAACGGCGATTGGGTAGAACTCCCGTGATTGATGTGACTTTCAATGATAAGAAAACCTTTGAAATGATTGTCGATACAGGTGCAAACAATACTTTAATACCTCTAAAGTTAGCGATCGCTCTCCAACTCCAGCCTACTGGGATCATGAAGGCTCAAATTGCTGATGGTACACAAGTGGAATTTTCTACTAGTAAGGTTAGATCGATCGCTGCTGGTGGAGCCATAGCTAAGAATATCCAAGTAGCGATCGCGCCTAAAGCAGAGTTCGGTCTACTAGGTCATGATTTCTTTGGCAACTACGACATCAAGATTTTAGAAACAGAGGTAGAGTTTCATCCTCGGTAA
- a CDS encoding class I SAM-dependent methyltransferase produces the protein MKNLEQRKSWYAEVAINYTSQQRKNWYNDVADAYNRTRPRYPQQLVSRVVELAQLPQNAAILEVGCGPGTATTAFAQLGFSMVCLEPSQNSSQLAQQNCSPYPNVEIINTSFEEWPLEPGKFDAVLAATSFHWVSPEIGYSKAADALKDHCSLILLWNMTPQPEYEVYQRLHEVYQAQAPTLERYEEQEAQEKHLRRFGKAVIDSGRFQDLVSEQLRCDVTYSIDDYLTLLSTLSPYIALDSQQRNSLFTSLRETLEKHCGSSVEISYLSAFHVAKKI, from the coding sequence ATGAAAAATTTAGAACAAAGAAAAAGCTGGTATGCCGAAGTAGCAATTAACTACACTTCGCAACAAAGAAAAAATTGGTACAACGATGTTGCAGATGCTTACAACAGGACTAGGCCGCGCTATCCTCAACAACTAGTTAGCCGTGTTGTGGAGTTAGCCCAATTACCACAAAACGCGGCGATTTTGGAAGTAGGGTGTGGCCCTGGGACTGCTACTACTGCTTTTGCTCAATTAGGCTTTTCTATGGTTTGTTTAGAGCCAAGTCAGAACAGTAGCCAGCTAGCACAACAGAACTGTTCTCCCTATCCAAATGTAGAGATTATCAACACCTCATTTGAAGAATGGCCGCTAGAGCCTGGGAAATTCGATGCTGTTTTAGCAGCAACTTCATTTCATTGGGTTTCCCCAGAAATTGGCTATTCCAAAGCTGCTGACGCTTTAAAAGATCATTGCTCTTTGATTTTGTTGTGGAACATGACACCCCAGCCAGAGTATGAGGTTTACCAAAGGCTGCATGAGGTTTATCAAGCTCAAGCTCCGACTTTAGAACGATATGAAGAGCAAGAAGCTCAAGAAAAACATTTAAGAAGATTTGGAAAAGCGGTTATTGATTCAGGTCGCTTCCAGGATTTAGTATCTGAGCAGCTACGTTGTGATGTGACTTATAGCATTGATGATTATTTGACGCTGTTAAGTACTTTGTCACCGTATATAGCCTTGGATTCACAACAGAGAAATTCTTTATTTACTAGTTTGCGGGAAACTCTAGAAAAACACTGTGGTAGTAGTGTGGAAATCTCATATCTCTCAGCTTTTCACGTTGCTAAAAAAATATAA
- a CDS encoding methyl-accepting chemotaxis protein, with the protein MAASIEEYLEKYQQACTAYAEQKYEVAASLVDQVVQNVPDDPNSHLLRGHIYYVLQQYDVATAEYEQVIQLTDDFELIGFAQSGLENISQYQQSKSIAEQSANLHNNESIDLGVFTFKESAELELEDLGSIEDFDSNNFDLNALETQQSLVTTEDLSLDNPFETPTDSISFNKNPESIESIPAFSDDPFALNLEQEEEQKTNSHQEQVELELPMFWQEDSLEEPQTDNLLEIGTEEPTDNPDSVVGHHQSNIDSPFAEFDTTNSFIGQASVAEFLIENGQEDTTDELDINKSKPEPENSSPNKEELVNGFIPLENLPDDSLDDIAHPESNNWLQEIASQEEILESPASVNSGFTMKSPSPDILKEEMNNFDVDESFDFEAFESAFGTESITNDEDTSIIFNKENSKSNIEFLDDFDEFDDLGNIPGFDLAEADSSFSDVMLSSSTDINSIPRGKAAETANNATERDEELFSITGSQEAVPIFSQTDVPKVEANINVEQGWLAPLENASLDTKPWLVGGVVGVFSALVVATVSFTATNIAPPQQRESLRYTSWAMSLAAGMTGFATAAFMGSVTIKQVRRTTKDLQAQFDAVRQGSLNVQATVYSNDELGQLSAGFNEMARVIFTTTNEAQRKADEQEEAKENLQRQVIRLLDDVEGAARGDLTVQAEVTADVLGAVADAFNLTIQNLRDIVQQVKVAAKEVTKGATNSETFARALSSDALRQAEELGVTLNSVQVMTDSIQRVAEAAREAEKVARDASTIALKGGEAVENTVAGILEIRETVAETTRKVKRLAESSQEISKIVALISQIASRTNLLALNASIEAARAGEAGRGFAIVADEVRQLADKSAKSLKEIEQIVMQIQSETGSVMTAMEEGTQQVIKGTKLAEEAKRSLENIIQVANRIDILVRSITSDTVEQTETSRAVAQVMQSVELTAQETSQEAQRVSGALQNLVGVSRDLISSVERFRVETMETR; encoded by the coding sequence ATGGCAGCAAGTATAGAAGAATACCTCGAAAAGTATCAGCAGGCTTGTACAGCCTACGCGGAACAAAAATATGAAGTTGCCGCCAGTTTAGTTGATCAGGTTGTGCAGAATGTACCAGACGACCCTAATTCTCATTTGTTGCGGGGTCACATCTACTATGTTTTGCAGCAGTACGATGTGGCAACAGCAGAATACGAACAGGTCATACAGTTAACCGATGACTTTGAACTTATTGGATTTGCTCAAAGTGGTCTGGAAAATATTAGCCAATATCAACAATCAAAATCAATCGCTGAGCAGTCAGCGAATCTTCACAACAACGAATCCATAGATTTGGGTGTATTTACCTTTAAAGAATCAGCAGAATTAGAATTAGAAGATTTGGGGTCTATTGAAGATTTTGACAGCAATAACTTCGATTTAAATGCTTTAGAAACACAACAATCATTGGTAACCACAGAGGATTTATCTTTAGATAATCCTTTTGAAACACCTACAGATAGTATTTCTTTTAATAAAAACCCAGAATCTATAGAATCTATACCAGCTTTTAGTGATGATCCTTTTGCGTTGAACCTTGAGCAAGAAGAAGAGCAAAAGACAAACTCGCATCAAGAACAAGTGGAACTAGAGTTACCGATGTTCTGGCAGGAAGATAGCCTGGAAGAGCCGCAGACTGATAATTTATTGGAGATTGGCACAGAAGAGCCAACCGATAACCCAGATTCTGTCGTCGGCCATCACCAAAGTAATATCGATTCACCTTTTGCCGAATTCGACACAACAAACAGTTTTATTGGGCAAGCTTCTGTAGCTGAATTCTTAATAGAAAATGGTCAAGAAGATACTACAGATGAATTAGACATAAATAAAAGCAAGCCAGAACCAGAAAATTCTTCACCAAATAAAGAAGAACTTGTGAATGGCTTCATACCCCTAGAGAATTTGCCTGATGATAGTCTAGATGATATTGCTCATCCAGAATCAAATAACTGGTTACAGGAAATAGCTTCTCAAGAGGAAATATTAGAGTCACCCGCGTCTGTTAATAGTGGTTTTACTATGAAATCACCATCTCCAGATATCCTCAAAGAGGAGATGAATAACTTTGACGTTGATGAGAGTTTTGATTTTGAAGCATTTGAATCAGCTTTCGGAACAGAAAGTATAACCAATGATGAAGATACCAGCATTATCTTCAATAAAGAAAACTCTAAAAGTAATATCGAATTTTTAGACGACTTTGATGAATTTGATGATTTAGGTAATATTCCTGGGTTTGATCTGGCAGAAGCAGATTCCAGCTTTAGTGATGTGATGCTTTCCAGTTCTACAGACATTAATAGTATCCCTAGAGGTAAAGCGGCAGAAACTGCAAACAATGCTACAGAACGCGATGAGGAGCTATTTAGCATTACTGGTTCCCAAGAAGCAGTACCAATCTTTAGTCAAACAGATGTCCCCAAGGTAGAAGCTAATATCAATGTCGAGCAAGGTTGGTTAGCACCATTAGAAAACGCTTCCCTAGACACAAAACCTTGGTTGGTTGGTGGGGTTGTAGGTGTCTTCTCCGCTTTGGTTGTGGCAACAGTTAGCTTTACCGCTACTAACATTGCTCCTCCCCAACAACGGGAATCATTGCGGTACACAAGTTGGGCGATGTCTTTGGCAGCAGGGATGACGGGTTTTGCCACAGCCGCATTCATGGGGAGTGTGACTATCAAACAAGTCCGCCGCACCACCAAGGATTTGCAAGCGCAATTTGATGCTGTCCGTCAAGGTAGCTTAAATGTGCAAGCTACAGTCTATTCCAACGATGAACTAGGACAGTTATCGGCTGGCTTTAACGAAATGGCGCGGGTAATTTTCACCACCACCAATGAAGCCCAACGCAAAGCTGATGAACAAGAAGAAGCCAAAGAAAATCTACAACGCCAAGTAATTCGCCTCCTAGATGATGTGGAAGGCGCAGCCAGAGGGGATTTGACAGTACAAGCGGAAGTGACAGCCGACGTGTTGGGAGCCGTTGCCGATGCCTTTAACCTGACAATTCAAAACCTGCGGGACATCGTACAACAGGTAAAAGTTGCAGCGAAGGAAGTAACCAAAGGTGCAACCAATTCGGAAACCTTTGCTAGAGCCTTATCGAGTGATGCTTTGCGCCAAGCAGAAGAGTTGGGAGTTACCTTAAATTCTGTACAGGTGATGACTGACTCTATTCAACGGGTGGCGGAAGCAGCGCGAGAAGCCGAGAAAGTGGCGCGTGATGCTAGTACGATCGCTCTCAAAGGTGGGGAAGCAGTGGAAAACACAGTGGCGGGGATTTTGGAAATTCGGGAAACTGTCGCGGAAACTACCCGGAAGGTAAAACGCTTGGCAGAATCTTCCCAAGAAATTTCTAAGATTGTCGCCTTGATTTCGCAAATTGCTTCCCGTACCAACTTACTCGCACTCAACGCCAGTATTGAAGCAGCGAGGGCGGGAGAAGCCGGACGGGGGTTTGCAATTGTGGCAGATGAAGTCCGCCAATTAGCGGATAAATCAGCCAAATCCTTAAAGGAAATCGAACAAATTGTGATGCAAATCCAGAGCGAAACAGGCTCAGTAATGACCGCAATGGAAGAAGGCACACAACAGGTAATTAAAGGCACAAAACTAGCGGAAGAAGCCAAGCGATCGCTCGAAAATATTATTCAAGTAGCGAATCGCATCGATATTTTGGTGCGCTCAATTACCAGCGATACCGTAGAACAGACGGAAACATCCCGTGCTGTGGCTCAGGTAATGCAATCGGTGGAACTGACGGCTCAAGAAACTTCTCAAGAAGCACAAAGAGTTTCCGGCGCACTGCAAAATCTGGTTGGTGTGTCCCGTGATTTGATTTCTTCCGTGGAACGTTTCCGTGTAGAAACAATGGAAACAAGGTAA
- a CDS encoding chemotaxis protein CheW has product MVSKPDFLNGGGQDHFRPELQVESPEGELHLRFYIPSHQEFALPATGIREVMELSPDRITPIPNASPLLLGTLNLRGRVIWVADLGQFLGEATPLNTDRAEIPVIAVQEQDTTVGLAVDAIGGMDWLDVQNLMPPTSIPDTMAPFLRGEWLLEPKNNQSLRLLDQMAILRSARWAG; this is encoded by the coding sequence ATGGTCAGCAAACCGGACTTTTTAAACGGCGGTGGTCAAGACCATTTCCGCCCAGAATTACAAGTAGAAAGTCCTGAAGGTGAGTTACATCTACGGTTTTATATTCCCTCGCATCAGGAGTTTGCACTACCCGCAACTGGTATTAGAGAGGTGATGGAACTAAGTCCCGATAGAATCACCCCGATTCCTAATGCTTCTCCTTTACTTTTGGGTACTCTAAATTTACGAGGTCGAGTAATTTGGGTGGCAGACTTGGGTCAATTTCTAGGGGAAGCAACTCCCTTAAACACAGACAGAGCAGAAATTCCGGTGATTGCAGTTCAGGAGCAAGACACAACTGTGGGTTTAGCTGTGGATGCGATCGGCGGTATGGACTGGCTAGATGTACAAAATCTCATGCCACCTACAAGCATACCGGATACTATGGCTCCATTTTTGCGGGGAGAGTGGTTATTAGAGCCTAAAAACAACCAATCTCTAAGACTACTCGACCAAATGGCAATTTTGCGGAGTGCGAGGTGGGCAGGATGA
- a CDS encoding response regulator transcription factor: MSTVLIVEDSLAQREMITDLLKASGLTVTHATDGLEALEAIKEEPPDLVVLDIVMPKMNGYEVCRRLKSDPKTQNVPVVMCSSKGEEFDRYWGMKQGADAYIAKPFQPTELVGTVKQLLRG, translated from the coding sequence ATGAGTACAGTTCTGATTGTGGAAGACAGTCTTGCACAGAGGGAGATGATTACAGACCTCCTGAAAGCCAGTGGCTTAACAGTTACCCATGCAACTGACGGATTAGAAGCATTAGAGGCAATCAAAGAAGAACCTCCCGATCTCGTAGTCCTAGATATTGTCATGCCCAAAATGAATGGCTACGAAGTTTGCCGTCGATTAAAGTCAGATCCCAAAACCCAAAATGTCCCGGTAGTGATGTGTTCTTCTAAAGGAGAAGAATTTGACCGCTACTGGGGTATGAAACAGGGTGCGGATGCTTACATAGCAAAACCGTTTCAACCAACCGAATTGGTGGGAACAGTCAAACAACTACTGCGAGGATAA
- a CDS encoding response regulator, with protein MQGSLHEIDIRSILQLIELGQRTGQLLIEAPSLYKPHQNAKEDAEEPDYFRNYQQQYWLIYFLNGQIIYCQEGDINFSRIDGYLRYYRVEMGLDEQYLTSLGKLNSSEYEYLWLLLERNIINSQIAENIIYRLVGETLFDLLSLHQGRFMFCQDTAIAPRLSTWEISPLVTQATQQLQQWHELYPYIQSPEQLPILADRVHLNSSLPEATMNKLQQWADGKTTLRQLARYLNRDILTVAKVIYPYVQQGWLKLTHPEANNCPINIHTPGNQKKAKILCIDDTKSICETVESILQTRGYEATGYTIPEVIVLTNPLEALGLIFQLRPNLVFCDISSPELNGYEICAMLRQSQVFRYIPMIMLSSKDKFIDQIRARMAGATDYLIKPFNDDELLMLVEKYLKSSPTKGWEFGNG; from the coding sequence ATGCAGGGAAGTTTACATGAAATCGATATTCGCAGTATCCTGCAATTGATTGAATTGGGACAGCGAACTGGGCAACTTTTGATTGAAGCACCTAGCTTGTACAAGCCTCATCAAAATGCTAAAGAAGATGCAGAAGAGCCAGATTATTTTAGGAATTACCAACAACAATATTGGCTGATATATTTTTTGAATGGGCAAATAATTTATTGTCAAGAAGGAGATATTAATTTTTCGCGGATTGACGGCTATTTGCGTTATTATCGCGTAGAAATGGGTCTAGACGAACAATATCTGACTAGCTTAGGTAAACTAAATTCCTCAGAATATGAATATCTTTGGCTGTTATTAGAGCGGAATATTATTAATTCTCAAATAGCTGAAAATATTATCTACCGTTTGGTTGGTGAGACATTATTTGACTTATTGAGTTTACACCAAGGTAGGTTTATGTTTTGTCAGGATACAGCGATCGCTCCCCGATTAAGCACCTGGGAGATTTCGCCATTAGTCACTCAAGCCACCCAACAATTACAACAATGGCACGAGCTATATCCCTATATTCAGTCACCAGAACAATTGCCAATATTAGCTGACAGAGTTCATTTAAACTCATCACTCCCAGAAGCCACAATGAATAAACTTCAGCAATGGGCTGATGGAAAAACTACCTTACGTCAACTAGCACGTTATCTCAATCGAGACATTTTGACAGTCGCCAAGGTTATCTATCCATATGTACAACAAGGTTGGTTAAAACTAACCCATCCAGAAGCAAATAATTGTCCGATCAACATCCACACGCCAGGAAACCAAAAGAAAGCGAAAATCCTCTGTATTGACGATACAAAAAGTATTTGTGAAACTGTAGAGTCTATTCTGCAAACACGAGGATATGAAGCGACGGGTTACACTATACCGGAAGTAATCGTGTTAACCAATCCCCTAGAAGCTTTAGGTCTAATTTTTCAACTCCGACCAAATTTAGTTTTCTGTGACATTTCTTCCCCCGAACTAAATGGTTATGAGATTTGTGCCATGCTGCGTCAATCTCAAGTATTTCGGTATATACCGATGATTATGTTGAGTAGTAAAGATAAATTTATAGATCAAATCAGAGCTAGGATGGCCGGGGCAACAGATTACCTCATAAAACCTTTTAATGATGATGAATTACTCATGCTTGTAGAAAAATACTTAAAATCCTCGCCCACCAAGGGATGGGAATTTGGTAATGGGTAA
- the hmpF gene encoding pilus motility taxis protein HmpF — translation MLYLAEVQKQKGGLLSGSSKTELKLLACQRTDQNWSTVSEEVIAAEEASKLNDGALVLVELTPNRQVQRIQEAGRPLVNILQNFSRQLEKYKLKEDEIDQWKESLTFQAQELNRREMDMEVRLEQLHEMEDEFQRLEAQKQEVDTSREQIEQLQAEVERNRQELEGAWEHLRGEQRRLEERLQEGNVLDATQSQAMSELLDRLSSRIAPTETVREHLRVAVELIEKQQATLNPHWQNLEQQKTLVHQKQEEADKLAQTYSDRQNSCKQAQDSLQQQTAQLKVNTNSLIAKEEHIRFVKEQLQSQDTLYQQVNFLAASSGNAVPSQKLDVQALENMPLDELQKIVQDLIDKLGIDSSFVHDQEQELTYKQQTIEELQQKINQASGQDLVNLQLELSDERDLYQMLNQTLVGQRRNLLARQKLIQQHQNVLLRRQGQPVPTTEDDNSVDFSPILQQIETQRQKQSQELQQLEREIEQMRSAIELDQGMIDNQAHDLQEKQQELKTIESDLLSLKTATAECWGRINLYQEALQPIQDCVDELRHKLQGIGESLAQIQETGDYQLQTITEIRQTISSFISQPELLAS, via the coding sequence GTGCTGTATTTAGCAGAAGTACAAAAGCAGAAAGGTGGCTTACTGAGTGGTAGTTCCAAAACCGAATTAAAACTGCTAGCTTGTCAGCGAACCGACCAGAATTGGAGTACTGTGTCGGAAGAGGTAATTGCAGCAGAGGAAGCCAGCAAGTTAAACGATGGCGCACTGGTTTTGGTGGAACTCACACCAAATCGCCAAGTGCAAAGGATTCAGGAGGCTGGTAGGCCGCTCGTCAATATTTTGCAGAACTTTTCCCGACAGTTGGAAAAATATAAGCTTAAGGAAGACGAAATAGACCAGTGGAAAGAGTCGCTGACATTTCAGGCACAGGAGTTGAATCGCCGAGAAATGGATATGGAAGTGCGACTGGAACAATTACATGAAATGGAAGATGAGTTCCAACGCCTGGAAGCACAAAAACAGGAGGTGGACACATCCCGTGAACAAATTGAGCAATTACAAGCTGAAGTTGAACGCAATCGCCAAGAATTGGAAGGTGCTTGGGAGCATTTGCGGGGTGAGCAGCGCCGTTTAGAGGAACGCCTGCAAGAGGGGAATGTATTGGATGCAACTCAAAGTCAGGCGATGAGTGAGTTACTCGATCGCTTGTCTAGTCGCATTGCGCCCACAGAAACCGTCAGGGAACACCTACGTGTGGCTGTGGAATTAATCGAAAAACAGCAAGCTACTCTGAATCCTCACTGGCAAAATTTGGAACAACAAAAAACTTTAGTTCATCAAAAGCAAGAAGAAGCTGATAAATTGGCGCAAACATATAGCGATCGCCAAAACTCATGCAAACAAGCACAGGATTCTTTACAACAGCAAACTGCTCAATTAAAAGTTAATACAAACTCACTTATAGCCAAAGAAGAACATATTCGCTTTGTAAAAGAGCAGTTACAATCTCAAGATACTTTATATCAACAGGTTAATTTTTTGGCTGCTTCTTCTGGTAATGCGGTTCCCAGCCAGAAATTAGATGTGCAAGCTCTGGAGAATATGCCCTTAGATGAACTACAAAAGATAGTTCAAGATTTAATAGATAAATTGGGAATAGATTCTAGCTTTGTTCATGACCAAGAACAAGAACTGACATATAAACAACAAACCATAGAAGAACTGCAACAAAAAATTAACCAAGCATCTGGTCAGGATTTAGTTAATTTGCAACTTGAGTTGTCAGATGAACGAGACTTGTATCAGATGCTCAATCAAACTTTGGTTGGACAAAGACGTAATTTGTTAGCCAGGCAAAAGTTGATTCAGCAACACCAAAACGTACTACTACGGCGACAAGGACAACCTGTTCCCACCACAGAAGACGATAACAGCGTTGATTTTTCCCCAATTCTGCAACAAATCGAAACTCAAAGGCAAAAACAATCCCAGGAATTACAACAACTGGAACGAGAAATTGAACAAATGCGTTCTGCTATTGAGCTAGACCAAGGGATGATTGACAATCAAGCTCATGACCTCCAAGAAAAGCAGCAGGAACTGAAAACGATAGAATCTGATTTATTATCATTAAAAACAGCAACTGCTGAATGCTGGGGTCGGATAAATCTCTATCAAGAAGCTCTACAACCCATCCAGGATTGTGTAGATGAGTTAAGGCACAAACTACAAGGAATTGGAGAATCTTTGGCGCAAATCCAAGAAACAGGTGATTATCAACTCCAAACTATTACCGAGATTCGTCAGACTATCAGTAGTTTTATCTCTCAGCCTGAGTTGTTGGCATCATAA
- the tilS gene encoding tRNA lysidine(34) synthetase TilS has product MVWTKLHAKIHRTIRSRHLFERNQRLLVAVSGGQDSLCLIKLLLDLQLKWGWELGIAHCDHRWRVDSQANADHVKNLSETWGVSFYLETASKPINSEATAREWRYETLSAIAQAYNYEYIVTGHTASDRAETLLYNLMRGTGADGLQALTWQRPLTENILLVRPLLEITRKQTEQFCQEFQLPIWEDSTNQDLKYARNRIRQELIPYLQANFNPQAELAIAQTAELLQADVEYLERTAQQLKEKAMEWEVGEEFLSPSSPSPFLLRLNRQVLQKAPLALQRRVMRQVLQEILADAPNFEHIEKLTALITAPNRSQTDPFPGGAIAQVQDNWILFRNGERRNN; this is encoded by the coding sequence CGCGTCACTTATTTGAGCGCAATCAAAGGCTATTAGTCGCAGTTTCCGGTGGACAAGATTCTCTGTGTTTAATCAAATTATTGTTAGATTTACAACTGAAATGGGGATGGGAGTTAGGTATTGCCCATTGTGATCATCGTTGGCGTGTTGACTCTCAAGCTAATGCTGATCATGTCAAAAATTTATCTGAAACTTGGGGTGTGTCTTTTTATTTAGAAACAGCCAGTAAACCTATAAATAGTGAAGCTACAGCTCGTGAGTGGCGCTATGAGACTTTAAGTGCGATCGCTCAAGCATACAATTACGAATATATAGTCACAGGTCACACAGCTAGCGATCGCGCTGAAACCTTACTTTACAATTTAATGCGCGGTACTGGTGCGGATGGCTTACAAGCTTTGACTTGGCAGCGCCCACTAACTGAAAATATTTTATTAGTACGTCCATTATTAGAAATTACTCGCAAACAAACAGAGCAATTTTGTCAAGAGTTTCAGCTACCAATCTGGGAAGATTCCACCAATCAAGACTTAAAATATGCTCGTAATCGCATCCGTCAAGAATTAATTCCCTACTTACAAGCCAATTTTAACCCCCAAGCCGAATTAGCCATAGCCCAAACCGCCGAACTGCTACAAGCAGACGTTGAGTATCTAGAACGCACCGCCCAGCAGTTGAAGGAAAAGGCGATGGAATGGGAAGTAGGGGAAGAATTTTTATCTCCCTCATCTCCTTCACCCTTTCTATTACGGCTTAACCGTCAGGTATTGCAAAAAGCACCCTTAGCACTGCAACGCCGGGTGATGCGGCAGGTATTACAAGAAATACTTGCTGATGCGCCTAATTTTGAGCATATCGAGAAATTAACAGCCTTAATCACAGCACCCAACCGTTCGCAAACAGATCCTTTCCCTGGTGGTGCGATCGCTCAAGTCCAAGACAATTGGATATTATTCAGAAATGGGGAAAGGCGCAACAATTAA